A window from Gossypium raimondii isolate GPD5lz chromosome 7, ASM2569854v1, whole genome shotgun sequence encodes these proteins:
- the LOC105799670 gene encoding transcriptional regulator STERILE APETALA, whose amino-acid sequence MSSSSSASSSSSSEDGNGNGNGNGHGARRGGGDFEGPSLTRRRGNNEIWPGPFVEDLVVKVAIDASRSIGRLAAAGAIAHVFQVCSTWQAVSRSDPLWHRLTSVIWGRTHRMHTTWHEEYVYRHQTSQNFRLGRSVHVTLHFDPTGVDIPDGLTCRCLTLSDTHLACGFADGTVRLFDLATRLHVATFHPQHGDRFGRFSRAVSGIIITDPKIIFATLDGDIYVAIIEGQHQARRAHIGNIVDDGSLVDFTGCGRWWVGLYAGVPGRAIHIWDGNTEELVYVNTTLTDRESLRGWHMLTELTEAIGRVRVTSQESAVACTSSKYMVLDLRNPAFPLHDRESARGFIVNSLDTNNEAFIIVDNRGRAIVRRADTLEELCRFNTRLGNLMGCMNLGYALLCAAGVIRVWGIEHGQYLYSFGENIGAVNAMAGDDRHVAAASSNSTIHLWDFGAQ is encoded by the exons atgtcttcttcttcatcagcCTCGTCTTCGTCTTCTTCTGAAGATGGCAATGGCAATGGCAATGGCAATGGCCATGGCGCTAGACGTGGTGGGGGTGATTTCGAAGGTCCTTCCTTGACTCGTAGACGTGGCAATAACGAAATCTGGCCTGGGCCTTTTGTTGAAGATCTTGTTGTCAAAGTTGCCATTGATGCTTCTCGTTCTATTGGCCGCCTTGCCGCTGCTGGTGCTATTGCCCATGTGTTTCAG GTTTGTTCCACTTGGCAAGCTGTCTCTCGGTCTGATCCACTCTGGCACCGTCTCACAAGCGTCATATGGGGTCGCACCCACCGCATGCACACCACGTGGCATGAGGAATACGTATACCGTCATCAAACGTCTCAGAATTTTCGCCTTGGGAGATCGGTTCACGTGACACTCCACTTCGATCCAACCGGCGTGGACATCCCCGACGGGCTGACCTGCCGGTGCCTTACCCTTTCCGATACCCACCTTGCTTGTGGCTTCGCTGATGGCACCGTTCGCCTCTTCGACCTCGCCACCCGCCTACACGTTGCTACCTTCCACCCCCAGCACGGGGACCGTTTTGGCCGTTTCTCACGCGCCGTATCCGGCATTATCATCACGGACCCCAAGATTATTTTCGCCACGCTGGATGGAGACATCTACGTGGCAATCATAGAAGGCCAGCACCAAGCGCGCAGGGCTCACATTGGAAACATCGTGGACGACGGTTCATTGGTGGATTTCACCGGCTGTGGGCGCTGGTGGGTGGGCCTTTACGCCGGGGTACCCGGCCGTGCTATCCACATTTGGGATGGCAACACTGAAGAGCTCGTTTATGTAAACACAACTTTAACCGACCGAGAGTCCTTGAGGGGTTGGCATATGTTGACTGAGTTGACCGAAGCCATAGGCCGTGTCAGGGTGACGAGTCAGGAATCGGCGGTTGCTTGTACGAGTAGTAAGTACATGGTTTTAGACTTGAGAAACCCAGCGTTTCCATTGCATGACAGGGAGAGTGCGAGAGGCTTTATCGTGAATTCCTTGGACACGAACAACGAGGCGTTCATTATTGTGGACAACCGTGGCAGGGCAATCGTGCGACGGGCGGACACATTAGAAGAGTTATGCAGATTCAACACACGGCTAGGGAACCTAATGGGTTGCATGAACTTGGGGTACGCACTTTTGTGCGCAGCGGGTGTAATAAGGGTATGGGGAATAGAGCACGGGCAATACTTGTATAGCTTCGGTGAGAACATAGGGGCCGTGAACGCGATGGCGGGAGATGACCGGCATGTTGCAGCTGCCAGCAGTAATTCGACCATCCACCTATGGGATTTTGGTGCACAGTAG